From Bacillus basilensis, a single genomic window includes:
- the ytaF gene encoding sporulation membrane protein YtaF: protein MSTAGLFSIFLIGIASNLDNAGVGIAYGIRKIRISWFNNFIIAFFGFLFTLLAGFFGNWIALFISEFTANLIGAIVLGIIGVFILCQPFLGKRNTGGSKDGNVLMGILRDPEKADFDGSKTISFSEAIVLGIALSINNIAGGFDAGVTNLNLWLTATISGVFSFICISGFAYVGKRFLAEYLGKWATFIAGVLLILIGIDQLL, encoded by the coding sequence ATGAGTACGGCAGGTCTATTTTCAATTTTTTTAATCGGGATTGCTTCTAATTTAGATAATGCAGGTGTTGGGATTGCATATGGCATTCGTAAAATCCGAATTTCGTGGTTCAACAATTTTATCATCGCATTTTTTGGTTTTTTATTTACTTTATTAGCTGGCTTTTTTGGGAACTGGATTGCGTTATTTATCTCAGAGTTTACTGCAAACTTGATTGGAGCAATCGTTTTAGGGATAATCGGTGTGTTTATTTTATGTCAGCCTTTTTTGGGGAAAAGAAATACCGGAGGCTCTAAAGATGGTAATGTACTTATGGGAATTTTACGTGATCCAGAAAAAGCAGATTTTGATGGTTCGAAAACAATTAGTTTTTCAGAAGCAATTGTTTTAGGAATTGCGTTGTCTATTAATAATATTGCAGGTGGGTTTGATGCTGGGGTAACAAACTTGAATCTGTGGCTTACAGCAACTATTTCTGGGGTGTTTAGTTTTATTTGTATTAGTGGCTTTGCGTATGTAGGAAAACGATTTTTAGCAGAATACTTAGGGAAATGGGCAACGTTTATTGCAGGTGTGTTATTAATTCTTATTGGGATCGATCAGTTGTTGTAA
- a CDS encoding DUF3969 family protein, whose amino-acid sequence MKLIFQMGKQPVLEKTILLFILSIVESLKLKVVSLDEAHRYIFNLEVLELLMDRNIDDQVLELIHFGMGLEDIHHVLPEELEHTIEELKWLCIQVLSEYSMHEESEQLIEDIR is encoded by the coding sequence ATGAAACTAATATTTCAAATGGGAAAACAACCTGTTCTTGAGAAAACAATTCTTCTTTTTATATTGAGTATTGTAGAAAGCTTAAAGCTAAAAGTTGTTTCACTCGATGAAGCTCACCGATACATATTCAATTTAGAAGTACTTGAACTATTAATGGATCGGAATATCGATGATCAAGTACTTGAACTTATTCATTTCGGAATGGGACTTGAAGACATTCATCATGTGCTTCCTGAAGAACTTGAACATACGATCGAAGAATTAAAATGGCTTTGCATCCAAGTATTAAGCGAGTACAGTATGCATGAAGAATCGGAACAATTAATTGAGGATATACGCTAA
- the glsA gene encoding glutaminase A, with product MQCIETNNLQQLLEQVKPYTKKGKLATYIPELGNANPDDLGIAIFHKETEYIHAGNSQTLFTLQSISKVITLALALLDRGEEYVFSKVGMEPTGDPFNSIIKLETTSPSKPLNPMINAGALAITSMLTGKDNEEKMERILHFVREITDNPTINYSSKVANSELETAYLNRSLCYYMKQNGIIDCDIEELMDLYTRQCAVEVNCIDLARIGLIFAMDGYDPYKKKQIIPKHITKICKTFMVTCGMYNESGEFAIRVGIPAKSGVAGGIFGCVKGEMGIGIFGPALDANGNSIAGFKILELLSAQEGWSIF from the coding sequence ATGCAGTGCATTGAAACAAACAACTTACAACAGTTGTTAGAACAAGTAAAACCATATACGAAAAAAGGAAAGCTTGCTACTTATATCCCCGAACTAGGAAATGCAAATCCAGATGATTTAGGGATTGCCATTTTCCATAAAGAAACAGAATACATTCATGCTGGCAACTCACAAACACTATTTACTCTTCAAAGTATTTCAAAAGTAATTACACTTGCGCTTGCACTTTTAGATCGTGGTGAAGAATATGTATTTTCTAAAGTTGGAATGGAACCAACTGGTGATCCATTTAATTCTATTATTAAGTTAGAAACGACAAGCCCTTCTAAACCACTTAATCCAATGATTAATGCAGGGGCACTAGCTATTACAAGCATGTTAACAGGAAAAGATAATGAAGAAAAGATGGAGCGCATCCTTCATTTTGTACGTGAAATAACAGATAATCCTACTATTAATTATTCTTCTAAAGTTGCCAATTCAGAATTAGAGACAGCTTACTTAAACCGTTCACTTTGTTACTATATGAAACAAAACGGAATTATCGATTGTGACATCGAAGAACTGATGGATTTATACACTCGTCAATGTGCAGTTGAAGTAAACTGTATCGATTTAGCACGTATCGGTTTAATTTTTGCGATGGATGGATATGACCCATATAAGAAAAAACAAATTATCCCTAAGCATATTACAAAGATTTGTAAAACATTTATGGTTACATGCGGTATGTATAACGAGTCTGGTGAATTTGCGATTCGTGTTGGTATCCCCGCAAAAAGCGGTGTAGCTGGTGGCATTTTCGGCTGCGTAAAAGGAGAAATGGGAATTGGTATTTTCGGACCAGCTTTAGATGCAAACGGAAATAGTATCGCTGGTTTTAAAATTCTTGAACTTCTTTCTGCTCAAGAAGGTTGGAGCATTTTTTAA
- a CDS encoding transcriptional regulator, whose translation MKKWNDKTKVACSIVGLSFQVFCIPKGEFSFYITVWK comes from the coding sequence ATGAAAAAGTGGAATGATAAAACGAAAGTTGCATGTTCTATAGTGGGTCTTTCGTTTCAAGTATTCTGTATTCCAAAAGGAGAATTTTCCTTTTATATAACAGTTTGGAAATAG
- the nagE gene encoding N-acetylglucosamine-specific PTS transporter subunit IIBC: MLQFLQRIGKALMLPIAVLPAAGLLLRLGQPDVFDIPVMAQAGAAVFDNLALIFAIGIAIGLSVDGSGAAGLAGAIGYLVMKNSIDALSKGYSTVELQDKLGKVQDLIGNSANVDPSKLADTMTQVSKAAELSTKVDMKVLGGIIVGVIAGFLYNKFHKIKLPEWLGFFAGKRFVPIVTSVVMLILGILFAQIWPAIQNGIDALAHGIVNLGAVGSGLFGLLNRLLIPIGLHHVMNTYFWFVFGDFTNAAGNVVNGDIARFLAGDKTAGMFMTGFFPVMMFGLPAACFAMIAAAKPEKRKMVTGMLGGLALTSFLTGITEPIEFSFMFLSPVLYGIHAVLTGISLFVTTALGIHDGFTFSAGAIDYFLNFGIATKPVLLAGIGLIYAVIYFVVFYFLIKKFDLKTPGREDDDELAEEDDAPVAGSIGETYVAALGGKENLTVIDNCATRLRLQVKDAGQVNEAALKRAGAKGVMKLSNTSVQVIVGTNVESVADDMKKHV, encoded by the coding sequence ATGTTGCAGTTTTTACAACGTATTGGTAAAGCGTTAATGCTTCCAATCGCCGTACTACCAGCAGCAGGATTATTGCTTCGTTTAGGGCAACCGGATGTATTTGATATTCCTGTTATGGCACAGGCCGGCGCAGCGGTTTTTGATAATTTAGCACTTATTTTTGCAATTGGTATTGCAATCGGTCTTTCAGTTGATGGTAGTGGTGCAGCAGGTCTTGCAGGTGCAATTGGTTATCTGGTTATGAAAAACAGTATTGATGCACTTAGTAAGGGATATTCTACTGTAGAATTACAAGATAAATTAGGTAAAGTTCAAGATTTAATAGGCAATAGCGCAAATGTAGATCCATCTAAGCTGGCAGATACAATGACACAAGTATCTAAAGCTGCCGAATTATCGACTAAAGTGGATATGAAAGTTCTAGGTGGTATTATTGTCGGCGTTATAGCAGGATTCCTTTATAATAAATTCCATAAGATTAAACTTCCAGAATGGTTAGGTTTCTTTGCTGGAAAACGTTTCGTTCCGATTGTTACATCGGTTGTGATGCTAATATTAGGAATTCTATTCGCACAAATTTGGCCAGCAATTCAAAATGGCATCGATGCATTAGCTCATGGAATTGTTAATTTAGGTGCAGTTGGTTCAGGTCTATTTGGTTTATTAAACCGTCTGTTAATTCCAATTGGTTTACACCATGTAATGAACACATACTTCTGGTTCGTATTTGGTGACTTTACAAATGCAGCAGGTAATGTTGTAAATGGTGATATTGCTCGCTTCCTTGCAGGAGATAAAACAGCAGGTATGTTTATGACTGGTTTCTTCCCAGTTATGATGTTCGGTTTACCAGCAGCATGTTTCGCAATGATTGCAGCTGCTAAACCAGAAAAACGTAAAATGGTTACAGGTATGTTAGGTGGTCTAGCATTAACTTCATTCTTAACTGGTATTACAGAACCAATTGAATTCTCATTCATGTTCTTATCACCAGTATTATATGGTATTCATGCCGTGTTAACAGGTATTTCTTTATTTGTAACAACAGCACTTGGCATTCACGATGGTTTCACATTTAGTGCCGGTGCAATTGATTACTTCTTAAATTTTGGTATTGCAACAAAACCAGTATTGCTAGCGGGAATCGGTTTAATTTACGCAGTAATTTACTTTGTAGTATTCTACTTCTTAATTAAGAAGTTTGACTTGAAAACTCCTGGTCGTGAAGATGACGATGAGTTAGCTGAAGAGGATGATGCGCCAGTTGCAGGCTCAATTGGTGAAACTTACGTAGCAGCTTTAGGTGGAAAAGAAAACTTAACAGTTATTGATAACTGTGCAACACGTCTACGCTTACAAGTAAAAGATGCTGGTCAAGTAAACGAAGCAGCATTAAAACGTGCTGGTGCAAAAGGTGTTATGAAATTAAGTAACACGAGTGTCCAAGTTATCGTAGGTACAAATGTTGAATCTGTTGCCGATGATATGAAAAAACACGTATAA
- a CDS encoding serine hydrolase, translated as MDHEKNNANGKSRQPIVYIKRTIILVLLFSLVYFMYTKIVAHNKKEETLKAAAEMKKQEELKKKEEKKKQEAQKQKEQEEQVKQAQAVEKPAEGPPQEINENAQLDQYLQNAGFSGTAVIVKNGKVLLNKGYGMANKEKQVPNNSETTFYIGSISKAFVATAIMQLKDQNKLNVEDTVAKYIPDFPQGNGIQLKHLLTHTSGIPEYEQGTEDISHEELIKRIGKQKRVGSPGEKWKYSDSNYSILAYIAEKVSGQPLEEYIKQHIFATAGMKHSGFGKALEQTRFPSTGYKIVNNNMTTPNIPSMSQLYGCGDIYTSAHDLYLFNEALFSGKLISKESYDQMFTGGKKDYGFGWYVDPGSYSNHGVMPGWNCLNGFSKNGSVYVVLLSNIQNNIKSFGKVNNDIYTMLRNIEV; from the coding sequence ATGGATCACGAAAAAAATAATGCGAATGGGAAATCACGTCAGCCGATTGTATACATAAAAAGAACAATCATTCTCGTCTTACTATTTTCACTTGTATATTTCATGTATACAAAAATTGTTGCGCATAATAAGAAAGAAGAAACTTTAAAAGCAGCAGCAGAAATGAAGAAACAAGAAGAGCTAAAAAAGAAAGAAGAAAAAAAGAAGCAAGAAGCACAAAAACAAAAAGAGCAGGAAGAACAGGTGAAGCAAGCACAAGCTGTGGAAAAGCCTGCTGAGGGACCACCTCAAGAAATTAATGAAAACGCTCAATTAGATCAATATTTACAAAACGCAGGATTTAGTGGAACAGCTGTTATTGTGAAGAACGGAAAAGTTCTTTTGAATAAAGGATATGGTATGGCGAACAAAGAGAAACAAGTACCGAATAATTCAGAGACAACTTTTTATATTGGTTCTATTTCAAAGGCGTTTGTAGCGACTGCTATTATGCAATTAAAGGATCAAAATAAATTAAACGTAGAGGATACGGTTGCAAAGTATATTCCAGATTTCCCTCAAGGTAATGGTATTCAGTTAAAACATTTACTAACACATACATCAGGAATTCCAGAGTATGAGCAGGGAACAGAGGATATTTCTCATGAAGAATTGATAAAACGAATAGGAAAGCAAAAGCGTGTTGGGAGTCCAGGAGAGAAATGGAAATATTCCGATTCGAACTATTCGATACTTGCCTACATCGCTGAGAAGGTAAGTGGACAACCGTTAGAAGAGTATATTAAACAACATATTTTTGCTACTGCGGGTATGAAACATTCTGGTTTCGGTAAAGCGTTAGAGCAAACAAGGTTCCCATCAACAGGTTATAAAATAGTAAATAACAATATGACAACACCTAATATTCCAAGTATGTCACAACTATATGGTTGTGGTGATATATATACAAGTGCACATGATTTATATTTATTTAATGAAGCACTCTTCTCTGGAAAGTTAATTTCAAAAGAGAGCTATGATCAAATGTTTACAGGCGGAAAAAAAGATTACGGATTTGGTTGGTATGTAGACCCGGGCAGTTATTCAAATCACGGTGTAATGCCAGGATGGAATTGCTTAAATGGATTTAGTAAAAACGGAAGTGTGTATGTCGTTTTATTATCTAACATTCAAAACAACATTAAATCGTTTGGTAAAGTGAATAACGACATTTATACGATGTTGCGAAATATTGAAGTGTAA
- a CDS encoding glycosyltransferase family 2 protein: protein MFAWKGKSDKSMKVSVVIPVHNEASTLSKVLAEVKKLEPYEIIIVDNGSTDGTKEIALQHHCRVVYYNHSLGNDVGRAIGAREAKGEIVLFLDGDIVMKSEELYAFIKGIQQGHQIVLNNLTWSVYLKMRPHYTTVGKYMLNRYLNKKEFVVGSLIAIPHAISREVIEKLGWWNLADPALFQAMAMSRGVDISDMASVDVIYTNKVRPVHTGTSPDSPYPKATSRIMGDHLRALQYITETYGKRGGFSEGNRDREFIGQYKPAVLKKEKAKYSAIIPVSEEKMTIRSVIQEVKKAGVDEIIIVANGADMETIKQVKLENVIVVEVTKALGHNVARAIGAMHATAEICLFVDGDFAIPAKKLVPFLRAIEDGSDMALNDLQCLLDIFHPADPISMGKYFVNLVAKRPDLWNNSLTAVPHAIHKKVIEKIGYDSLIIPPLAQMKAILEGFSITTVEFVDVIKTNRVRPEQHEFVNGRISAFDRIFGDQLEAIAYLLQYTDERGGFTDGDRDREIIQQLRREEENTNEY from the coding sequence ATGTTCGCTTGGAAGGGTAAGAGTGATAAAAGTATGAAAGTATCAGTTGTTATTCCAGTGCATAATGAAGCAAGTACCTTATCAAAGGTTTTAGCAGAAGTAAAAAAGTTAGAACCATATGAAATTATCATAGTAGATAATGGGTCGACCGATGGGACAAAAGAAATAGCATTACAACATCATTGCCGTGTGGTGTATTATAATCATTCTCTTGGTAATGATGTGGGACGGGCAATTGGCGCTAGAGAAGCAAAAGGTGAAATTGTCTTATTTTTAGACGGTGATATCGTCATGAAAAGTGAAGAATTATACGCTTTTATTAAAGGAATACAGCAAGGACATCAAATTGTTTTGAATAACTTAACATGGTCTGTTTATTTAAAAATGCGACCACATTATACGACGGTTGGAAAATATATGTTAAATCGTTATTTGAACAAGAAAGAATTTGTTGTAGGGTCTTTAATTGCAATACCACATGCAATCAGTCGTGAAGTGATTGAAAAACTGGGGTGGTGGAATTTAGCAGATCCAGCATTATTTCAAGCGATGGCGATGTCTAGAGGAGTAGATATTTCAGATATGGCTTCAGTTGATGTAATATACACAAATAAAGTTCGTCCTGTTCATACGGGCACATCACCTGATTCTCCTTATCCGAAAGCGACTAGTCGTATTATGGGGGATCATTTACGTGCTTTGCAATATATAACCGAAACATATGGTAAACGAGGTGGTTTTTCGGAGGGAAATAGAGATAGAGAGTTTATAGGGCAATATAAACCAGCTGTATTAAAGAAGGAAAAAGCGAAATATAGTGCGATTATACCAGTGTCAGAAGAAAAAATGACTATAAGATCTGTTATACAAGAAGTAAAAAAAGCAGGAGTAGATGAAATTATTATTGTTGCGAATGGAGCAGATATGGAGACTATTAAACAAGTAAAGCTAGAGAATGTTATTGTTGTTGAAGTTACGAAGGCGCTTGGACACAATGTAGCACGAGCGATAGGTGCCATGCATGCTACAGCAGAGATTTGTTTATTCGTTGATGGAGATTTTGCTATTCCGGCAAAAAAACTAGTTCCATTTTTGCGTGCTATTGAAGATGGAAGTGATATGGCATTAAATGATTTGCAGTGTTTATTAGATATATTTCATCCAGCAGATCCAATTAGTATGGGAAAATACTTTGTGAATTTGGTAGCGAAACGACCAGATTTATGGAATAACTCACTAACAGCAGTACCACATGCCATCCATAAGAAGGTAATAGAGAAAATAGGATATGACTCTCTTATCATTCCGCCATTAGCACAAATGAAAGCTATTTTAGAAGGGTTCTCTATTACAACCGTTGAGTTTGTAGATGTTATAAAAACAAATCGAGTACGTCCAGAGCAACATGAATTTGTAAATGGGCGTATTTCAGCATTTGACCGTATTTTCGGTGACCAACTTGAGGCGATTGCATATTTATTACAATATACAGACGAACGCGGAGGTTTTACAGATGGAGATAGAGATAGAGAAATAATTCAACAATTGAGAAGGGAAGAAGAGAATACAAATGAATACTAG
- a CDS encoding nucleotide sugar dehydrogenase: protein MNTSRKVAIIGLGYVGLPLAVHLAERGHTVLGLDKDTRKIESIIKGESYIPDVSSKELQSLLTKKKLIVNTPDQGIADFQNSDYVIVTVPTPINEQREPDLSALISASHYIQQNLQKGQTFIFESSTYPGTLEEVIIPIISQTGKKAGEDFYIGYSPERIDPANSQYSVQSIPKVISGQTEKCKQKVQALYSTIFDVVVPVSSPKVAEMCKLFENIQRLVNISLVNELNTLCESLGIDFYEALEAASTKPFGFTPYWPGPGIGGHCIPVDPLYFQWRIKKNGAMSQLIEAAHVINEEMPEKMVQKVKDMVQPPATVLIVGIAYKKDVNDLRESPALPIIELLIKEGYEIEYHDPYISSAKFGDKVYQSVSLNEQAVNQAGCILILTDHSNIDWKLFKGIKRVVDTRGIVKKVSK from the coding sequence ATGAATACTAGTCGTAAAGTAGCTATCATTGGATTAGGGTATGTTGGTCTTCCTTTAGCGGTCCATCTTGCAGAAAGGGGCCATACTGTACTTGGATTAGATAAAGATACTAGAAAAATAGAATCAATTATAAAAGGAGAAAGTTATATTCCGGATGTTTCTTCTAAAGAGTTACAAAGTTTATTGACGAAAAAAAAATTAATAGTAAATACACCGGATCAAGGTATTGCTGATTTTCAAAATAGTGATTATGTTATTGTCACTGTCCCCACTCCAATTAATGAACAAAGAGAACCAGACTTAAGTGCTCTCATTTCAGCTTCACATTATATACAACAAAACCTTCAAAAAGGACAAACCTTCATTTTTGAAAGCTCCACATATCCAGGTACACTCGAGGAAGTTATCATTCCTATTATTTCTCAAACAGGTAAAAAGGCGGGAGAAGATTTCTATATCGGATATTCCCCTGAGAGAATTGATCCAGCAAATAGTCAATATTCAGTTCAATCTATTCCAAAAGTTATTAGTGGACAAACAGAAAAGTGTAAACAAAAAGTACAGGCTTTGTATAGCACTATTTTTGATGTAGTTGTTCCAGTTAGTTCTCCGAAAGTAGCGGAGATGTGTAAGCTATTCGAAAACATTCAGCGCCTAGTTAATATTTCGTTAGTCAATGAGCTAAACACATTATGTGAAAGTTTAGGAATTGATTTTTATGAGGCGCTTGAAGCGGCATCTACAAAACCATTTGGATTTACTCCATATTGGCCAGGTCCGGGGATAGGAGGACACTGTATTCCAGTAGACCCTTTATATTTTCAATGGAGAATAAAAAAGAATGGTGCAATGAGTCAATTGATTGAAGCAGCGCATGTAATTAATGAAGAAATGCCAGAGAAAATGGTCCAGAAAGTAAAAGATATGGTGCAACCACCTGCAACGGTTTTAATTGTAGGGATTGCATATAAGAAAGATGTAAATGACTTAAGAGAATCACCAGCGTTGCCAATTATTGAATTGTTAATAAAAGAAGGATACGAGATAGAATATCACGATCCATATATTTCTTCGGCAAAATTTGGGGATAAGGTGTACCAATCTGTTTCTTTGAATGAACAAGCCGTTAACCAAGCGGGTTGTATTTTAATTTTAACGGATCATTCTAATATTGATTGGAAGCTTTTTAAAGGAATAAAGCGAGTAGTAGATACACGTGGGATTGTAAAGAAGGTGAGTAAATGA
- a CDS encoding NAD(P)-dependent oxidoreductase, translated as MSKKCLITGGAGFIGSHLAEELVRRGYNVTIVDNFYKGKNKYHKELMKEIRVIPISVLDKNSIYELVNQHDVVFHLAAILGVKTTMEKSIELVETNFDGTRNILQAALKGKKKVVFASTSEVYGKAKPPFSEEGDRLYGATSKIRWSYAVCKTLEETLCLGYALEGLPVTIVRYFNIYGPRAKDGPYAGVIPRFISAALQGEDILVYGDGKQTRCFTYVSDAVEATIRAMDEKVNGEIINIGSENEKSIKEVAEVIKKLTDSSSKIVQVPFEEVYPHGFEEIPNRRPDVTKLKELVQFQAKVTWENGLKETIKWFREEDNG; from the coding sequence ATGAGTAAGAAATGTTTAATTACAGGGGGAGCAGGATTTATTGGATCGCACTTAGCTGAAGAGTTGGTGAGAAGAGGTTATAATGTCACGATCGTTGATAACTTCTATAAAGGGAAAAATAAATATCATAAAGAGTTAATGAAAGAAATTCGGGTTATTCCAATAAGTGTTTTAGATAAAAATTCTATTTATGAATTAGTAAATCAACATGATGTAGTGTTTCATTTAGCAGCAATTTTAGGTGTGAAAACGACAATGGAAAAGAGTATAGAGCTCGTTGAAACGAATTTTGATGGAACGAGAAACATTTTACAAGCAGCGCTAAAAGGAAAGAAGAAAGTAGTCTTTGCTTCTACTTCAGAAGTATATGGTAAGGCAAAGCCACCCTTCTCTGAAGAGGGGGATCGATTATACGGGGCAACTTCTAAAATACGTTGGAGTTATGCAGTGTGTAAAACATTAGAAGAAACATTATGTTTAGGATACGCATTAGAAGGTTTACCTGTAACGATTGTTCGTTATTTTAATATTTATGGTCCAAGAGCGAAAGATGGTCCATATGCAGGGGTAATCCCGCGATTTATTAGTGCGGCCCTGCAAGGTGAAGACATTCTCGTATATGGAGATGGAAAGCAGACACGTTGCTTTACGTATGTAAGTGATGCGGTAGAGGCAACGATTCGAGCTATGGATGAAAAGGTAAATGGTGAGATTATTAATATAGGTTCTGAGAATGAAAAAAGTATAAAAGAAGTAGCAGAGGTCATTAAAAAATTAACGGATTCTTCTTCAAAGATTGTACAAGTACCTTTTGAAGAAGTATATCCACATGGTTTTGAAGAAATTCCAAATAGAAGACCAGACGTAACAAAATTAAAAGAGCTTGTTCAATTTCAGGCGAAAGTAACGTGGGAAAACGGATTGAAGGAAACAATTAAGTGGTTTCGTGAAGAAGACAATGGCTAA
- a CDS encoding glycosyltransferase family 2 protein: MAKSLSVIIPACNEIDTISDVIQSVKGLNPLEIIVVANGCTDGTETVAEHLGCKVLWYTEKLGNDVGRAAGAKEAIGDVLLFIDGDFAIQTSKLQLFLNPILYNQADVVLNNLDALFLKRQKPNSITVWRQILNAILEREELKIDSLLAVPHALTKEVVQSIGYECFVNPIVAHLRLVQSEWRISRHCAIDVITPNKFRPTEHAVYGTSLSQSEKRMIGDHIEAVAEQIVDSDGRGGYHDGNRKRESVYHTLDFEDFYQGWGVTSKLYKEKQLSVIIPVQDEEKTIGNVIEELRKIEPFEIIVVVNGSSDKTATIAKDKGATTIVYKEALGNDVGRSLGTYFAKGEIVLFIDGDFVIPANELYPFAKAIADGMDVALNDLNHYLDLRVPLHLVTAFKYALNLACDRKDLGVGSLIAVPNAFSQKCLKGIGYRSLLAPCVAQVKAILSGFEVACVSRVEVDKMNRIRPSEHFAKIGHPPAVLRIIGDHIEGLEQLIVLTGSRGGFHDGNRKRDIL, translated from the coding sequence ATGGCTAAGTCATTATCTGTTATTATTCCTGCATGTAATGAAATCGATACGATTTCAGACGTTATTCAATCGGTAAAAGGATTAAATCCATTAGAGATTATTGTAGTAGCAAATGGTTGTACTGATGGTACAGAAACAGTTGCTGAGCATTTAGGATGTAAAGTACTGTGGTATACAGAGAAGCTTGGAAATGATGTTGGACGTGCAGCTGGTGCCAAAGAAGCTATAGGTGATGTACTACTATTTATAGATGGTGATTTTGCTATTCAAACTTCAAAATTACAGTTATTTCTTAATCCGATTTTATACAATCAGGCAGATGTAGTTTTAAATAATTTGGACGCATTATTTTTAAAAAGGCAAAAACCTAATTCTATTACAGTATGGCGCCAAATATTAAATGCAATATTAGAGCGCGAAGAATTAAAAATTGATTCTTTATTAGCTGTACCGCATGCGTTAACGAAAGAAGTTGTACAAAGCATTGGATATGAATGTTTTGTTAATCCTATTGTGGCTCATTTACGCCTAGTACAAAGCGAATGGAGAATTAGTCGTCATTGCGCAATTGATGTTATTACGCCGAATAAATTCCGGCCGACCGAGCATGCTGTATACGGCACAAGCCTTTCTCAATCCGAAAAACGAATGATAGGTGATCATATAGAAGCTGTAGCAGAGCAAATAGTAGACAGCGATGGGCGCGGAGGATATCATGATGGAAATAGGAAAAGAGAAAGTGTTTATCATACTTTAGATTTTGAAGATTTTTATCAAGGGTGGGGCGTTACATCTAAGTTGTATAAAGAAAAGCAATTATCGGTCATTATTCCTGTACAAGATGAAGAGAAAACAATTGGAAACGTTATAGAAGAGCTTCGCAAAATTGAACCTTTTGAAATCATCGTTGTTGTAAATGGTTCGTCTGATAAAACTGCAACGATTGCAAAAGACAAGGGAGCAACGACAATTGTATATAAAGAAGCGCTCGGAAATGATGTGGGGCGCTCACTTGGAACGTATTTTGCAAAAGGAGAAATTGTGTTATTTATAGACGGCGATTTTGTTATTCCAGCGAATGAGCTATATCCTTTTGCCAAAGCTATTGCAGATGGAATGGATGTCGCATTAAATGATCTAAATCATTATTTAGATTTAAGAGTACCGCTTCATCTTGTAACTGCATTTAAATACGCATTAAATTTAGCTTGTGATAGAAAAGATTTAGGCGTAGGCTCTCTTATTGCTGTGCCTAATGCGTTTAGCCAGAAATGTTTGAAAGGAATTGGGTATCGGTCTTTACTGGCACCGTGTGTAGCCCAAGTGAAAGCTATTCTTTCAGGATTTGAAGTTGCATGTGTAAGTCGTGTTGAGGTCGATAAGATGAACCGTATTCGTCCCAGTGAACATTTTGCAAAAATAGGTCATCCGCCAGCTGTACTCCGAATTATTGGTGATCATATAGAAGGGTTAGAGCAATTAATTGTATTAACAGGCAGTCGTGGGGGATTCCATGATGGAAATAGAAAAAGGGATATTTTATAG